In Arsenicicoccus dermatophilus, a genomic segment contains:
- a CDS encoding transglutaminaseTgpA domain-containing protein translates to MRRVRPLETLLAVLTVAVALWPIETLLRGTAWINPTLVALAVVAVTGLTSRALRTPAWIVVLAQVLALVVAVTLLHGLGSGPYGLPGPDLPARLVAGAAQAATTIRSYAAPAPATPGLVMTIGALGGLVAVVVDHLVVARRAATLAGFPLLLVSLVSIVNTAGALPLRYFAALALTWLLLLVEQQRSRLEHWSTVTPSLLEGRARGSVGTARPEAGFARAGRVLAALAVAAAVAVQLSLPPVPTRFLGRELGRQVREAGPAISFATDVDVARSLGSRDPRPILRYRTTGDQDPPPLAVAVAREYAGGHWRTARVVATSAAVPSPRGLLPLPTGVDPALPHTVARSELFDNTSLHPPQLAVPALPLHVDTEVPWRRDDATGLVAIVRRPDRYVVSYAVPTLTPKQLQERTRVAASSDVLATTVDPVDLTVDQASERAVSDATRRVLESAPAAYGPRDSAYAKAIAIQQYLRSPAFTYTLTLPPVTPQERAQGTTPDAVTHFLRTRRGYCVQYATAMALMARTEGIPARVVLGFLPGSQLPDGTHLVRASDAHAWPELMLPGVGWTRFEPTPGGRAGLPPTWANPPQTAAPSGPADEPRARPTRPDRRPTATPTATSRTGQGLADQVLAWFTRDRLVALGLLALVAAALLTTPVRAAASRRRRLRAAGTAPAEVEVRWAILAEQLADLGMPPPPGTTPRTLREHYEAHPMLSPETKRALSRVLGAVERARYAPPGVSASPTQVERDARTVLRGVGATRTLGDRVRAVLLPRAGRLR, encoded by the coding sequence ATGAGACGCGTCCGCCCGCTGGAGACCCTCCTGGCGGTGCTCACGGTGGCCGTCGCCCTGTGGCCGATCGAGACGCTGCTGCGGGGCACGGCCTGGATCAACCCGACGCTGGTCGCCCTGGCCGTGGTGGCCGTCACCGGCCTGACGTCGCGGGCCCTGCGGACCCCCGCCTGGATCGTGGTGCTGGCCCAGGTCCTCGCGCTGGTCGTGGCGGTGACGCTGCTGCACGGGCTGGGGTCCGGGCCCTACGGCCTGCCGGGCCCCGACCTGCCCGCCCGGCTCGTCGCCGGCGCCGCGCAGGCAGCCACGACGATCCGCAGCTATGCCGCTCCCGCCCCCGCCACGCCGGGTCTGGTGATGACCATCGGAGCCCTGGGGGGCCTGGTCGCCGTCGTCGTCGACCACCTGGTCGTCGCCCGCCGGGCCGCCACGCTGGCAGGCTTCCCCCTCCTGCTCGTCTCCCTCGTCTCCATCGTCAACACCGCGGGTGCCCTGCCCCTGCGCTACTTCGCCGCCCTCGCGCTGACCTGGCTGCTGCTCCTGGTCGAGCAGCAGCGCTCGCGGCTGGAGCACTGGAGCACGGTGACCCCCAGCCTGCTCGAGGGCCGGGCACGAGGGTCGGTCGGCACCGCCCGACCCGAGGCCGGCTTCGCGCGCGCGGGCCGGGTCCTCGCGGCGCTCGCCGTCGCCGCCGCCGTGGCGGTGCAGCTGTCCTTGCCGCCCGTGCCGACCCGCTTCCTCGGGCGGGAGCTCGGACGGCAGGTCCGGGAGGCAGGACCCGCGATCAGCTTCGCCACGGACGTCGACGTGGCCCGCAGCCTGGGCTCGCGCGACCCGCGTCCGATCCTGCGCTACCGCACGACCGGGGACCAGGACCCGCCACCGCTCGCCGTGGCCGTCGCGCGCGAGTACGCGGGTGGCCACTGGCGCACCGCCCGGGTCGTGGCGACGTCTGCCGCGGTCCCGTCCCCGCGGGGGCTGCTGCCGCTGCCGACCGGCGTCGATCCGGCCCTGCCCCATACCGTCGCCCGGTCCGAGCTCTTCGACAACACCTCGCTGCACCCGCCACAGCTGGCGGTCCCCGCGCTGCCGCTTCACGTCGACACCGAGGTCCCCTGGCGCCGGGACGACGCCACCGGCCTCGTCGCCATCGTGCGGCGCCCCGACCGGTATGTCGTCAGCTATGCCGTCCCGACGCTCACCCCCAAGCAGCTCCAGGAGCGCACCCGCGTCGCCGCGAGCTCCGACGTGCTCGCGACCACAGTCGACCCGGTCGACCTGACGGTGGACCAAGCGTCCGAGAGGGCGGTCTCCGACGCCACCCGCCGGGTGCTGGAGTCGGCCCCGGCCGCGTACGGGCCGCGGGACAGCGCCTACGCCAAGGCGATCGCCATCCAGCAGTACCTGCGCTCCCCCGCCTTCACGTACACCCTGACGCTGCCGCCGGTCACCCCGCAGGAGCGCGCGCAGGGCACCACCCCCGACGCGGTCACCCACTTCCTGCGGACCCGCCGCGGCTACTGCGTGCAGTACGCCACGGCCATGGCGCTGATGGCGCGCACCGAGGGCATCCCCGCGCGAGTGGTGCTCGGTTTCCTGCCCGGCAGCCAGCTGCCCGACGGGACGCACCTCGTGCGGGCATCCGATGCCCACGCCTGGCCCGAGCTGATGCTGCCGGGCGTGGGCTGGACCCGCTTCGAGCCCACCCCGGGGGGGCGCGCGGGGCTGCCCCCGACCTGGGCCAACCCCCCGCAGACGGCGGCTCCGTCCGGGCCCGCCGACGAGCCGCGGGCCCGACCCACCCGGCCCGACCGCCGGCCGACCGCCACCCCGACCGCGACCTCCCGGACCGGCCAGGGCCTGGCCGATCAGGTGCTTGCGTGGTTCACCCGCGACCGTCTCGTCGCGCTGGGGCTGCTCGCTCTGGTGGCTGCGGCCCTGCTGACCACCCCCGTGCGGGCCGCGGCCTCGCGGCGGCGCCGCCTGCGGGCCGCGGGCACGGCTCCCGCCGAGGTGGAGGTGCGCTGGGCGATCCTGGCCGAGCAGCTCGCCGACCTCGGGATGCCTCCGCCGCCGGGGACGACCCCGCGGACCCTGCGCGAGCACTACGAGGCGCACCCCATGCTGTCGCCCGAGACCAAGCGGGCCCTGTCCCGGGTCCTCGGGGCGGTGGAGCGTGCCCGATATGCCCCGCCGGGGGTGAGCGCGTCACCGACCCAGGTGGAGCGCGACGCCCGGACGGTCCTGCGCGGCGTCGGCGCCACCCGGACCCTCGGCGATCGGGTCCGTGCCGTGCTGCTCCCCCGGGCGGGCCGACTGCGCTGA
- a CDS encoding PAC2 family protein, with product MQDPTGLYRFESDTDPHHLRASALVVAMGAFIDAGHTGRLLSDHLLATLDHSVVATFDVDQMLDYRGRRPAMTFDRDRYTAYDDPAIVLYRVLDVDGTPFLMLTGPEPDYQWERMVEAVRGLVRAFGVTLTVGVHGIPMGVPHTRPIGLTQHASSPALIPDNNPVFGEVQVPSSFASLLELRLGESGYDTVGFSVHVPHYLAQTDFADAALTGLRAVAGATGLALPTAELAAVAGVNREAVDAEIGDNEEVLTVVRALEAQYDQWTRGLDKPTLLAPAPDELPTADEIGAEFEQFLRTHDGRPEDRA from the coding sequence GTGCAGGACCCCACCGGGCTCTACCGCTTCGAGAGCGACACCGATCCGCACCACCTGCGGGCCTCCGCGCTGGTCGTGGCCATGGGCGCCTTCATCGACGCGGGTCACACCGGTCGCCTGCTCAGCGATCACCTGCTGGCCACCCTGGACCACTCGGTGGTGGCGACCTTCGACGTGGACCAGATGCTCGACTACCGCGGGCGCCGACCGGCGATGACCTTCGACCGGGACCGCTACACGGCCTACGACGACCCGGCGATCGTGCTCTACCGGGTGCTGGACGTCGACGGCACGCCCTTCCTGATGCTCACCGGGCCGGAGCCGGACTACCAGTGGGAGCGCATGGTCGAGGCCGTCCGCGGGCTCGTGCGAGCCTTCGGCGTCACCCTCACCGTGGGTGTGCACGGCATCCCGATGGGGGTGCCGCACACCCGCCCGATCGGGCTCACCCAACACGCCTCCAGCCCGGCCCTGATCCCGGACAACAACCCCGTCTTCGGCGAGGTGCAGGTGCCGTCGTCGTTCGCCTCGCTGCTGGAGCTGCGCCTGGGCGAGTCGGGCTACGACACGGTGGGGTTCAGCGTCCACGTCCCGCACTACCTCGCACAGACGGACTTCGCCGACGCCGCCCTGACGGGGTTGCGGGCCGTCGCCGGGGCGACCGGGCTGGCGTTGCCCACCGCCGAGCTGGCGGCGGTCGCGGGCGTCAACCGCGAGGCCGTCGATGCCGAGATCGGGGACAACGAGGAGGTCCTCACGGTCGTGCGGGCCCTCGAGGCGCAGTACGACCAGTGGACCCGGGGGCTCGACAAGCCCACCCTGCTCGCCCCTGCTCCGGACGAGCTGCCCACGGCCGACGAGATCGGCGCGGAGTTCGAGCAGTTCCTGCGCACCCACGACGGTCGCCCGGAGGACCGCGCCTGA
- a CDS encoding EcsC family protein, giving the protein MGLMDKMAGMAIDKIAGKNTVDQRTGQVAGSSALNGPVEDLVQKLLDFGIDGLGPLEGAAAFADKSGRGRSTEQTVDEIIRAHKKTAAAGGFVTGLGGFATMLVALPANVVEFYIVATRMVAGIARARGYDIDKPETRSAILLTLVGADSGEDLLRKAGVLTTGRMSSLASQHLPASAVMMINKGVGFRLISTLGEKGLAKIVGKGLPVVGGFVGGGMDYYLLGKIADNARQQFPATTTGALHA; this is encoded by the coding sequence ATGGGTCTCATGGACAAGATGGCCGGGATGGCCATCGACAAGATCGCCGGCAAGAACACCGTCGACCAGCGCACCGGCCAGGTGGCCGGCAGCTCCGCCCTCAACGGTCCGGTCGAGGACCTCGTGCAGAAGCTCCTGGACTTCGGCATCGACGGGCTGGGCCCGCTCGAGGGTGCCGCGGCGTTCGCCGACAAGTCGGGCAGGGGCCGCTCGACCGAGCAGACCGTGGACGAGATCATCCGGGCGCACAAGAAGACCGCGGCCGCGGGTGGCTTCGTCACCGGGCTCGGCGGCTTCGCCACGATGCTGGTCGCGCTGCCGGCCAACGTCGTCGAGTTCTACATCGTCGCGACCCGCATGGTCGCCGGCATCGCCCGCGCCCGCGGCTACGACATCGACAAGCCCGAGACCCGCTCGGCGATCCTGCTGACCCTCGTCGGCGCCGACTCCGGCGAGGACCTGCTCCGCAAGGCCGGCGTCCTGACCACGGGTCGCATGTCCAGCCTGGCGTCGCAGCACCTGCCGGCCTCCGCCGTCATGATGATCAACAAGGGCGTGGGCTTCCGCCTCATCTCCACCCTGGGGGAGAAGGGCCTGGCCAAGATCGTCGGCAAGGGCCTGCCCGTGGTCGGCGGCTTCGTCGGCGGCGGCATGGACTACTACCTGCTCGGCAAGATCGCCGACAACGCCAGGCAGCAGTTCCCGGCCACCACCACGGGCGCGCTGCACGCCTGA
- a CDS encoding universal stress protein: MTVVVGLMATPEGRAALERAADEAVVRSLPLVLVETARPAPDEESRAVLESLVAELTATVQASGLAVERRRPEGKDLAEQLVGVAEVTQASCLVIGLRRRSPVGKLILGSSAQRILLDATCPVLTVKPVR, from the coding sequence ATGACCGTCGTCGTCGGGCTCATGGCCACGCCCGAGGGGCGGGCCGCGCTGGAGCGCGCCGCGGACGAGGCCGTCGTCCGGTCCCTGCCCCTCGTCCTGGTCGAGACCGCCCGCCCCGCTCCGGACGAGGAGAGCCGGGCCGTGCTGGAGTCCCTCGTCGCCGAGCTCACGGCCACCGTGCAGGCCAGCGGGCTCGCCGTCGAGCGCCGCCGCCCCGAGGGCAAGGACCTGGCCGAGCAGCTCGTCGGCGTGGCCGAGGTCACCCAGGCCAGCTGCCTGGTGATCGGCCTGCGTCGTCGTTCACCGGTCGGCAAGCTCATCCTGGGGTCGAGCGCACAGCGCATCCTCCTGGACGCCACCTGCCCGGTCCTGACCGTCAAGCCGGTCCGCTGA
- a CDS encoding YkvA family protein, with translation MIRRRTRVTSLRDVAQAARAARRPGSPGWLERVRSMPRLVQAMSSGEYAGASMGTVAAMAGALAYVVSPVDLVPEAVVPLLGIGDDTLVLAWLAAQLVSVTEDFLGWEKSRDDGPGGPVPGHVIR, from the coding sequence ATGATTCGCCGTCGCACCCGCGTGACCTCGCTGCGGGACGTCGCCCAGGCCGCCCGCGCCGCCCGCCGTCCGGGCTCCCCCGGCTGGCTCGAGCGGGTGCGGTCGATGCCGCGCCTGGTCCAGGCGATGAGCAGCGGGGAGTATGCCGGCGCCTCGATGGGGACGGTGGCGGCGATGGCCGGGGCGCTGGCCTACGTCGTCAGCCCGGTCGACCTCGTGCCGGAGGCCGTCGTACCGCTGCTGGGGATCGGGGACGACACCCTGGTCCTGGCCTGGCTGGCCGCCCAGCTGGTCTCGGTCACCGAGGACTTCCTCGGCTGGGAGAAGTCCCGCGACGACGGCCCCGGGGGCCCGGTGCCGGGTCACGTCATCCGCTGA
- a CDS encoding RNA polymerase sigma factor: MTTVPNAASLPPEFAHPALQALLEIGASKGSIDSQQLGAALSEVALEPRRMKAVLRAIDAAGITVTLDPDHARAVAATTGARSTSTRKAAAKKSSARKSATKAAPGADTTDESAPATRTTTRKAPAKKATTTRAAASAAEKPAPVKKATTKKAAAKKAAAKDGDAVAAGVASGGDDVQDVDPEALEEVDLEADLVEVVTESPDEGSAEAPEDVEESDDADEDPAVGAGDPKATKVAAKGGKKAEAEEETTDGGFVYREDDEDDAPPQQVVTAGATADPVKDYLKQIGKVALLNAEQEVELAKRIEAGLFAEERLNSGDKIDMKLKRELWWIAQDGKRAKNHLLEANLRLVVSLAKRYTGRGMLFLDLIQEGNLGLIRAVEKFDYTKGYKFSTYATWWIRQAITRAMADQARTIRIPVHMVEVINKLARVQRQMLQDLGREPTPEELAKELDMTPEKVVEVQKYGREPISLHTPLGEDGDSEFGDLIEDSEAVVPADAVSFTLLQEQLHSVLDTLSEREAGVVSMRFGLTDGQPKTLDEIGKVYGVTRERIRQIESKTMSKLRHPSRSQVLRDYLD, translated from the coding sequence GTGACCACCGTTCCCAACGCAGCCTCCCTGCCTCCTGAGTTCGCCCACCCTGCCCTCCAGGCCCTCCTGGAGATCGGCGCGAGCAAGGGGTCGATCGACTCCCAGCAGCTCGGTGCCGCCCTGAGCGAGGTGGCTCTGGAGCCACGGCGGATGAAGGCCGTGCTGCGCGCCATCGACGCCGCCGGCATCACCGTCACCCTGGACCCCGACCACGCCCGCGCCGTGGCGGCCACCACCGGCGCGCGGTCCACGTCCACCCGCAAGGCTGCCGCCAAGAAGTCTTCGGCCAGGAAGTCCGCGACCAAGGCCGCCCCAGGCGCGGACACGACGGACGAGAGCGCCCCGGCGACCAGGACCACCACCCGCAAGGCCCCGGCCAAGAAGGCCACGACCACCCGGGCGGCCGCCTCCGCGGCCGAGAAGCCCGCTCCGGTCAAGAAGGCCACGACCAAGAAGGCCGCCGCGAAGAAGGCCGCCGCGAAGGACGGTGACGCGGTCGCCGCCGGCGTGGCCAGCGGCGGCGACGACGTGCAGGACGTCGACCCCGAGGCGTTGGAGGAGGTCGACCTCGAGGCGGACCTCGTCGAGGTCGTCACCGAGAGCCCCGACGAGGGGTCCGCAGAGGCGCCCGAGGACGTCGAGGAGTCGGACGACGCCGACGAGGACCCGGCCGTCGGGGCCGGGGATCCCAAGGCCACCAAGGTTGCGGCCAAGGGCGGCAAGAAGGCCGAGGCCGAGGAGGAGACCACCGACGGTGGCTTCGTCTACCGCGAGGACGACGAGGACGACGCCCCGCCGCAGCAGGTCGTCACCGCGGGTGCCACCGCAGACCCGGTCAAGGACTACCTCAAGCAGATCGGCAAGGTGGCCCTCCTCAACGCCGAGCAGGAGGTCGAGCTCGCCAAGCGGATCGAGGCCGGCCTGTTCGCCGAGGAGCGGCTCAACTCCGGCGACAAGATCGACATGAAGCTCAAGCGCGAGCTGTGGTGGATCGCCCAGGACGGCAAGCGGGCCAAGAACCACCTGCTCGAGGCCAACCTTCGCCTCGTGGTCTCCCTGGCCAAGCGCTACACCGGGCGCGGCATGCTCTTCCTGGACCTGATCCAGGAGGGCAACCTCGGCCTGATCCGCGCGGTCGAGAAGTTCGACTACACCAAGGGCTACAAGTTCTCGACGTACGCCACCTGGTGGATCCGCCAGGCCATCACCCGCGCCATGGCCGACCAGGCCCGCACCATCCGCATCCCGGTGCACATGGTCGAGGTCATCAACAAGCTCGCCCGCGTCCAGCGGCAGATGCTCCAGGACCTCGGCCGCGAGCCCACCCCGGAGGAGCTCGCCAAGGAGCTCGACATGACCCCCGAGAAGGTCGTCGAGGTCCAGAAGTACGGCCGCGAGCCCATCTCGCTTCACACCCCCCTGGGCGAGGACGGCGACAGCGAGTTCGGTGACCTCATCGAGGACTCCGAGGCCGTCGTGCCTGCGGACGCGGTGAGCTTCACGCTGCTGCAGGAGCAGCTCCACTCGGTCCTCGACACCCTCTCCGAGCGGGAGGCCGGCGTGGTGTCCATGCGCTTCGGCCTCACCGACGGGCAGCCCAAGACGCTCGACGAGATCGGCAAGGTGTACGGCGTGACGCGCGAGCGCATCCGCCAGATCGAGTCCAAGACGATGTCCAAGCTGCGCCATCCCTCTCGCTCCCAGGTGCTCCGGGACTACCTGGACTGA
- a CDS encoding DNA polymerase encodes MTVLPHGRAPDTLHALGVAGGVGTVLAQDGSVLVAPCPVDRLVADVARLEQEHRPRWVWWQAREDAGPLVARGARLSRCWDLAEVHRVLCGGHLADPATVWAVMHDLDPRSAPRPGPPDLFAFAAAQARPGDPEPDAEALVTQDGHLRPDAADRTWQRTPERLVAWTRAALEVAARQRAHVDAAPSPAAAGGTRRTPDRLRATAASESAAALLCAELEVTGLPIDRVVAEELITAAAGPRPTDEAQAAGIRARRDQEVLRHVPGRERTDLRNPLQVKELLASVGILVDDTRKWTLAAHRSSHPVVEALLAWRKAERVATTYGWHWLDTYVGPDDRLRGEWTACDGGAGRMTAANGLHNLPAELRPAVAAHPGRVLVRADLGQIEPRVLAAVARDAAFAQATRADDLYSPVGAELGVDRPVAKVAVLAAMYGQTSGSAGAALERLDRAYPTAMAYLHRAHQAGVRGDPVVTWGGRLVPMWQGELTEAQRAGRGRFARNAVIQGAAAELFKAWAATVRAGGRDIDAEIVLCLHDELLVHVPAEHAAAAEALVHRSLDEAARRWTGTDRVRFVADVSVVHRWSEAKA; translated from the coding sequence GTGACAGTCCTACCCCACGGGCGCGCTCCTGACACCCTCCACGCGCTCGGCGTTGCGGGTGGGGTCGGGACGGTGCTGGCGCAGGACGGCTCGGTGCTCGTGGCGCCCTGCCCCGTGGACCGGCTCGTGGCCGACGTCGCCCGCCTGGAGCAGGAGCACCGGCCCCGCTGGGTCTGGTGGCAGGCCCGCGAGGACGCCGGGCCGCTCGTCGCGCGAGGCGCCCGCCTGTCCCGGTGCTGGGACCTCGCCGAGGTCCACCGGGTGCTCTGCGGCGGTCACCTGGCCGACCCGGCGACGGTCTGGGCGGTCATGCACGACCTGGACCCCCGCTCCGCCCCGAGACCGGGCCCGCCGGACCTGTTCGCCTTCGCCGCCGCCCAGGCACGCCCGGGCGACCCCGAGCCCGACGCGGAGGCGCTCGTCACCCAGGACGGGCACCTGCGGCCGGACGCCGCCGACCGCACCTGGCAGCGCACCCCCGAGCGGCTCGTCGCCTGGACCCGGGCCGCCCTCGAGGTCGCCGCGCGCCAGCGCGCCCACGTCGACGCCGCGCCCTCCCCTGCGGCTGCGGGCGGCACCCGACGCACCCCCGACCGGCTGCGCGCCACCGCGGCCTCCGAGTCCGCAGCCGCCCTGCTGTGCGCCGAGCTGGAGGTGACCGGCCTGCCCATCGACCGGGTGGTCGCCGAGGAGCTGATCACCGCCGCAGCCGGTCCCCGCCCCACGGACGAGGCGCAGGCCGCCGGCATACGTGCTCGCCGCGACCAGGAGGTCCTCCGGCACGTGCCCGGCCGTGAACGCACCGACCTGCGTAATCCCCTGCAGGTCAAGGAGCTGCTCGCCTCCGTCGGCATCCTCGTGGACGACACCCGCAAGTGGACCCTCGCCGCGCACCGCAGCTCCCACCCGGTGGTCGAGGCGCTGCTCGCGTGGCGCAAGGCCGAGCGCGTCGCCACGACCTACGGCTGGCACTGGCTGGACACCTACGTCGGTCCGGACGACCGGCTCCGCGGCGAGTGGACGGCCTGCGACGGCGGAGCAGGACGGATGACGGCCGCCAACGGCCTCCACAACCTCCCGGCCGAGCTGCGCCCAGCGGTGGCCGCCCACCCGGGCCGGGTCCTGGTGCGCGCCGACCTCGGCCAGATCGAGCCACGGGTACTCGCTGCCGTGGCCCGCGACGCGGCGTTCGCGCAGGCCACCCGGGCGGACGACCTCTACTCCCCCGTCGGCGCCGAGCTCGGCGTGGACCGGCCCGTCGCCAAGGTCGCGGTCCTCGCCGCGATGTACGGCCAGACCTCGGGATCGGCCGGCGCGGCCCTCGAACGGCTGGACCGGGCCTATCCGACGGCGATGGCCTACCTGCACCGGGCCCACCAGGCCGGGGTGCGCGGCGACCCGGTGGTCACCTGGGGCGGGCGGCTCGTACCCATGTGGCAGGGCGAGCTGACCGAGGCGCAGCGGGCCGGACGGGGACGCTTCGCCCGCAACGCCGTCATCCAGGGCGCAGCCGCAGAACTGTTCAAGGCCTGGGCCGCGACCGTCCGGGCCGGCGGGCGCGACATCGACGCCGAGATCGTCCTGTGCCTGCACGACGAGCTGCTGGTGCACGTCCCGGCCGAGCACGCCGCCGCCGCCGAGGCGCTGGTGCACCGGAGCCTGGACGAGGCGGCGCGGCGCTGGACGGGCACCGACCGGGTGCGGTTCGTCGCCGACGTGTCGGTCGTCCACCGCTGGTCGGAGGCCAAGGCCTAG
- a CDS encoding DUF4192 domain-containing protein: MSTSAPPADRPALTAVVRDVGQLVTVVPYVLGFTPSDSLVVLGLRSRPGARRPTIGPAVRIDLHDPAGDPQPLRAGPAWDAVAVRMLPHVDEVVLVAFTDRAGPGAGRGVALGGSPREASSPDPLSVAEAEQLLAELLALATAAGTQVRDAVMVSGGTWWPVTCDDPVCCPRDPVALPRPEQVPAVTELVVAGEAPAATREARLAGTRPDRDHPVARAVARTLGRAPTSGTARPGPPSPEDVEAGLRAWRVLLGLGGSACVAVDGGGSGDVEQVAGLVAAAVHAIEDVHVRDGIYAWVVPGLCSPDDVRADVRETCRAVLGSPVRRDHRELRRSLGRRLLDVARVLPDDHAAPTLTAAAVVAWSLDDHMVATAACERALTCDPGYGMARLTMSALRGLARFDEVVGGFRRMR, encoded by the coding sequence ATGTCGACCTCCGCCCCTCCTGCCGACCGTCCCGCCCTGACCGCCGTCGTCCGCGACGTCGGGCAGCTGGTGACCGTGGTGCCCTACGTGCTCGGGTTCACCCCCTCCGACAGCCTCGTGGTCCTCGGGCTGCGCTCCCGGCCGGGTGCCCGCCGCCCCACGATCGGCCCGGCCGTCCGGATCGACCTCCACGACCCCGCCGGCGACCCGCAGCCCCTCCGTGCAGGACCGGCCTGGGACGCCGTGGCCGTCCGGATGCTCCCGCACGTGGACGAGGTGGTCCTCGTGGCCTTCACCGACCGTGCCGGTCCCGGGGCGGGCAGGGGCGTGGCCCTGGGCGGGTCCCCGCGGGAGGCATCGTCGCCGGATCCCCTCTCGGTCGCCGAGGCCGAGCAGCTGCTCGCCGAGCTGCTCGCCCTGGCCACCGCCGCCGGGACCCAGGTCCGTGACGCGGTGATGGTCAGCGGCGGCACGTGGTGGCCGGTGACCTGTGACGATCCCGTGTGCTGCCCGCGGGACCCGGTGGCCCTGCCCCGGCCGGAGCAGGTCCCCGCCGTCACCGAGCTGGTGGTGGCGGGGGAGGCCCCGGCCGCGACGCGCGAGGCCCGCCTGGCCGGGACGCGTCCGGACCGGGATCACCCGGTGGCGCGTGCGGTGGCCCGGACGCTCGGGCGGGCACCCACGTCGGGCACCGCCCGGCCAGGGCCGCCGTCCCCCGAGGACGTCGAGGCCGGGCTGCGTGCCTGGCGGGTCCTGCTCGGGTTGGGCGGGAGCGCCTGCGTCGCCGTCGACGGCGGTGGCTCCGGCGACGTCGAGCAGGTCGCCGGGCTGGTGGCGGCGGCGGTGCACGCCATCGAGGACGTCCACGTGCGCGACGGGATCTACGCCTGGGTCGTGCCGGGTCTGTGCTCCCCGGACGACGTCCGGGCAGACGTGCGGGAGACGTGCCGGGCGGTCCTGGGATCACCGGTCCGTCGGGACCACCGAGAGCTGCGTCGCTCGCTGGGGCGGCGGCTCCTCGACGTGGCACGGGTGCTGCCGGACGACCATGCCGCGCCCACCCTGACCGCGGCCGCGGTGGTGGCCTGGTCCTTGGACGACCACATGGTCGCCACCGCGGCCTGCGAGCGGGCGCTGACCTGCGACCCGGGCTACGGCATGGCCCGGCTGACGATGTCCGCGCTGCGCGGGCTGGCGAGGTTCGACGAGGTGGTGGGGGGCTTCCGCCGCATGAGATAG